In Bacteroidia bacterium, a genomic segment contains:
- the rplT gene encoding 50S ribosomal protein L20 yields MPRSVNAVASRARRKKVLKQTKGYWGARKNVHTIAKNVLEKGLTYAYRDRKSKKRNFRGLWIQRINAGVRPFGMSYSEFMGKIHSKNINLNRKVLADLAMNNPEAFKAVVDSVK; encoded by the coding sequence ATGCCTAGGTCGGTAAATGCAGTGGCTTCCAGAGCCAGAAGAAAAAAAGTTCTAAAACAAACCAAAGGATATTGGGGTGCGCGTAAAAACGTTCACACGATTGCTAAAAACGTTCTCGAAAAAGGTTTAACGTACGCTTACCGCGATCGTAAATCGAAGAAAAGAAATTTCCGCGGATTGTGGATTCAACGTATCAACGCAGGTGTTCGTCCTTTCGGAATGTCTTATTCCGAGTTTATGGGAAAAATCCATTCTAAAAACATCAATCTAAATCGCAAAGTATTGGCAGATTTGGCAATGAATAATCCAGAAGCTTTTAAAGCTGTTGTGGATTCTGTAAAATAG